Below is a genomic region from Herpetosiphonaceae bacterium.
GCGCCAAAGACCTGGCTCGGCAGCAGCGTGCCCAGGAGATTAAGCTCAAAGACCTCGGCGAAGGCTTCCCTTGGCAGGTCCCAGAAGCGGCGATCGGCGCTGAGCGTTGCCGCTGGCACGTTGCCGCCCGCCGCGTTCACCAGGATGTCAACCCGGCCCCAGCGCTCCAGCACCGTATCGCGCGCCGTCTCAAGCTGCGCATGTTGCAGCAC
It encodes:
- a CDS encoding SDR family NAD(P)-dependent oxidoreductase gives rise to the protein MSSIITELFSLEGQVAIVTGGTGVLGGAMAHGLARVGARVGILGRRRERAEAVVAEIEGAGGQAVALAADVLQHAQLETARDTVLERWGRVDILVNAAGGNVPAATLSADRRFWDLPREAFAEVFELNLLGTLLPSQVFGA